A region of Campylobacter armoricus DNA encodes the following proteins:
- a CDS encoding N-acetyl sugar amidotransferase: MTYCDYCVMPDTRPGIKFSKDIDDKNICSACINHKNKEKIDYKARFKELEKLCDKYRRMNGKYEYDCAIAVSGGKDSHFQVHIMKEKLGMNPILFSVEDNFTMTEAGKKNLKNISEEFGCHLISLKPDIKTQKKVMLKTFEKYGKPTWFIDRLIYSYPFAMALKFNTPLLVYGENVSYEYGGGYCEETYSAKDIFLNGVASDLDINEFIDDEIKEENLQLFFNPSQDDIGKLDPIYLSYFIKWNSYSNYIFAKSRGFSDLQGEWDRTHCAENFDQIDSIAYIIHAWMKYPKFGHAMASDCAARFVRYGMLSREEAVKIVKQKDHNLDNKCVEDFCNFLGISKSKFWQIVQKHYNKDLFYKNEFGEYKLKYQLQ; this comes from the coding sequence ATGACATATTGTGATTATTGTGTGATGCCAGATACTAGACCAGGTATTAAATTTAGCAAAGATATAGATGATAAAAATATTTGCTCAGCTTGTATTAATCATAAAAATAAAGAAAAAATTGATTATAAAGCCAGATTTAAGGAGCTGGAAAAACTTTGTGATAAATATAGAAGGATGAATGGAAAATATGAATATGATTGTGCTATAGCTGTAAGTGGTGGCAAAGATTCGCATTTTCAAGTGCATATTATGAAAGAAAAATTAGGTATGAATCCTATATTATTTAGCGTGGAAGATAATTTTACCATGACTGAAGCTGGTAAGAAAAATTTAAAAAATATTTCTGAAGAATTTGGTTGCCATCTTATAAGTTTAAAGCCTGATATAAAAACTCAAAAAAAAGTTATGCTAAAAACCTTTGAAAAATATGGAAAACCAACTTGGTTTATAGATAGACTCATATATTCTTATCCTTTTGCTATGGCTTTGAAATTTAATACTCCATTGCTTGTTTATGGAGAAAATGTATCTTATGAGTATGGGGGGGGGTATTGTGAAGAAACCTATAGTGCTAAAGATATATTTTTAAATGGAGTGGCAAGTGATTTGGATATTAATGAATTTATAGATGATGAAATAAAAGAAGAAAATTTGCAGTTGTTTTTTAATCCTAGTCAAGATGATATTGGTAAGTTAGATCCTATATATTTAAGTTATTTTATCAAGTGGAATTCTTATTCTAATTATATTTTTGCTAAAAGTAGAGGTTTTAGCGATTTACAAGGTGAATGGGATAGGACTCATTGTGCTGAAAATTTTGATCAAATAGATAGCATAGCTTATATCATACATGCTTGGATGAAATATCCTAAATTTGGTCATGCTATGGCTAGTGATTGTGCTGCTAGATTTGTAAGATATGGTATGCTAAGTAGAGAAGAAGCTGTAAAAATAGTAAAACAAAAAGATCATAATTTAGATAATAAATGTGTGGAAGATTTTTGCAATTTTTTAGGAATTTCAAAATCTAAATTTTGGCAAATAGTGCAAAAACATTATAATAAAGATTTATTTTATAAAAATGAATTTGGAGAATATAAATTAAAATATCAATTACAATAA
- a CDS encoding class I SAM-dependent methyltransferase, producing the protein MENKFILNSEISKNLGDNSQIWENIFANKEWGKYPSEYLIRFIARNFYNVSNRKDINILELGLGTGANLWFCAREGFSVSGIEWSQNGVDRFLKRMKEENLLNLVKDIKIGDYFEKLDEFEDESFDCFIDNYSLAYNDFDKTKQIIEKVMKKLKSKAKFISATPSFNNLGFYHDENLAYHTCKPTQGPDAFTGEIRYCDNEDIVSLYNGANYKVDCVKTLISKEKDIVEKELYIIEGSKL; encoded by the coding sequence ATGGAAAATAAATTTATTTTAAATTCTGAAATTTCAAAGAATTTAGGAGATAACTCTCAAATTTGGGAAAATATCTTTGCAAATAAAGAATGGGGTAAATATCCAAGTGAATATTTGATACGCTTTATAGCTAGAAATTTTTATAATGTTTCTAATAGAAAAGATATTAATATCTTAGAACTAGGACTTGGTACAGGAGCAAATTTATGGTTTTGTGCAAGAGAAGGTTTTAGTGTAAGCGGAATAGAGTGGAGTCAAAATGGAGTAGATAGATTTTTAAAAAGAATGAAAGAAGAAAATTTATTAAACCTTGTAAAAGATATAAAAATTGGTGATTATTTTGAAAAGTTAGATGAATTTGAAGATGAGAGTTTTGATTGTTTTATAGATAATTATTCTTTAGCTTATAATGATTTTGATAAAACAAAACAAATTATTGAAAAAGTTATGAAAAAATTAAAATCAAAAGCTAAATTTATTTCAGCAACGCCAAGTTTTAATAATCTTGGATTTTATCATGATGAAAATTTAGCTTATCATACTTGTAAGCCTACTCAAGGTCCTGATGCTTTTACCGGGGAAATTAGATATTGTGATAATGAAGATATTGTATCATTATATAATGGAGCAAATTATAAAGTTGATTGTGTTAAAACTTTAATTTCAAAAGAAAAAGATATTGTAGAAAAAGAGCTTTATATCATAGAAGGAAGTAAATTATGA
- a CDS encoding glycosyltransferase family 4 protein, which yields MKILIMDIDITLKGGVARVVSNLANALSNTHQVDILSVYKKNELFFEIDKEINIYFLNDKEQKYTSKDIYRKYKYNVLLYLLFKLKFKYKYFYERMQIYFQNKKIKQFSLKYDVVINNNYFLFNQKNFEKVKTIQIMHGNFIYYSKDLLRNLKYFNTLVILSNKQINEWKKYHKNIQVIPNFIPSILEKSNDYKQKNVLSIGRFELNDEKGFLRLIEIWNLVQKNKKYQGWTLTIVGEGDLKNTIEEKIKENNLENSIILKPFTKEIEKEYLNASVYVMCSHYEGFPMVLIEASSYALPIISFDINTGPSELIENEKSGFLINDGNLKEFAKKLCILMDDESLRKTMGGGAKDIVKVKFSKEVIIKKWAKLLKNI from the coding sequence TTGAAAATATTAATTATGGATATAGATATTACTTTGAAAGGTGGTGTAGCTAGAGTTGTAAGCAATCTAGCAAATGCTTTATCAAACACACACCAAGTTGATATACTTAGCGTATATAAAAAAAATGAATTATTTTTTGAAATTGATAAAGAAATCAATATTTATTTTTTAAACGATAAAGAGCAAAAATATACAAGCAAAGACATATATAGAAAATATAAATATAATGTTTTATTATATTTATTGTTTAAACTAAAATTTAAATATAAGTATTTTTATGAAAGAATGCAAATATATTTTCAAAATAAAAAAATAAAACAATTTTCTTTAAAATACGATGTAGTAATTAATAATAATTATTTTTTATTCAATCAGAAAAATTTTGAAAAAGTTAAAACTATTCAAATTATGCATGGAAATTTTATATATTATTCAAAAGATTTATTAAGAAATTTAAAATATTTTAATACTTTAGTTATTTTATCTAACAAGCAAATAAATGAATGGAAAAAATATCATAAAAATATCCAAGTTATACCAAATTTTATTCCTTCTATCCTTGAAAAAAGCAACGATTATAAACAAAAAAATGTTTTAAGTATAGGAAGATTTGAGTTAAATGATGAAAAAGGTTTTTTAAGACTTATTGAAATTTGGAATTTGGTGCAAAAAAATAAAAAATATCAAGGTTGGACTTTAACCATAGTTGGTGAAGGTGATTTAAAAAACACCATAGAAGAAAAAATTAAAGAAAATAATCTTGAGAATTCAATCATTTTAAAACCATTCACTAAAGAAATAGAAAAAGAATATTTAAATGCTAGTGTTTATGTGATGTGTAGTCATTATGAAGGTTTTCCTATGGTATTAATAGAAGCTAGCTCTTATGCTTTGCCTATAATATCTTTTGATATAAACACAGGTCCAAGCGAATTAATAGAAAATGAAAAAAGTGGATTTTTAATAAATGATGGAAATTTAAAAGAATTCGCAAAAAAACTTTGCATTTTAATGGATGATGAAAGTTTAAGAAAAACTATGGGGGGGGGTGCAAAGGATATAGTAAAAGTAAAATTCAGTAAAGAAGTTATTATAAAAAAATGGGCTAAATTACTTAAAAATATATGA
- the neuB gene encoding N-acetylneuraminate synthase: MQKTIIIAEAGVNHNGDINIAKKLIEVASEAGADYVKFQSFIAGDCVSKNAKKAEYQLQTTDENQNQLDMIKKLELSKQDHEILIKHCKKCNIKFLSTAFDLESIDLLVELGVEIFKIPSGEITNLPYLKKIASLNKNIILSTGMATLGEIEKTLEILIQNGTQRDKIIILHCNTEYPTPFEDVNLKAMLTLKNAFHLPIGYSDHTLGITIPIAAVAMGACVIEKHFTLDKTMQGPDHQASLEPDELKAMIRSIRELEQALGDGIKKPSQSESKNKIIARKSLVAKKVIKKGEYFSEENLTTKRPGNGICAMKYDKYLGKIASRDYVEDELIDE, encoded by the coding sequence ATGCAAAAAACCATAATCATAGCTGAAGCTGGAGTTAATCATAATGGTGATATAAATATCGCAAAAAAACTTATTGAAGTAGCTAGTGAGGCTGGTGCTGATTATGTGAAATTTCAAAGCTTTATAGCTGGTGATTGTGTAAGTAAGAATGCAAAAAAAGCAGAGTATCAACTTCAAACTACTGATGAAAATCAAAATCAGCTTGATATGATTAAAAAACTAGAACTTTCTAAGCAAGATCATGAAATTTTAATAAAGCATTGTAAAAAATGTAATATTAAATTTCTTTCTACTGCTTTTGACTTAGAAAGCATTGATTTGCTTGTAGAGCTTGGTGTGGAGATTTTTAAAATACCAAGCGGAGAAATAACCAATCTTCCTTATCTAAAAAAAATTGCTAGTTTAAATAAAAATATTATTTTATCAACTGGAATGGCTACTTTAGGCGAGATTGAAAAAACTTTAGAAATTTTAATACAAAATGGCACCCAAAGAGATAAGATTATCATTTTGCATTGTAATACCGAGTATCCTACACCTTTTGAAGATGTAAATTTAAAAGCTATGCTAACTTTAAAAAATGCTTTTCATCTACCCATAGGATATTCTGATCATACTTTAGGTATAACTATACCTATAGCAGCTGTGGCTATGGGAGCTTGTGTGATAGAAAAGCATTTTACTTTAGATAAGACCATGCAAGGTCCTGATCATCAAGCTTCTTTAGAGCCTGATGAGTTAAAAGCTATGATTAGGAGCATAAGAGAATTAGAACAAGCCTTGGGAGATGGCATAAAAAAACCAAGTCAAAGTGAAAGTAAAAACAAAATTATAGCTAGAAAATCCCTTGTAGCTAAAAAAGTTATAAAAAAGGGTGAATACTTTAGTGAAGAAAATCTTACTACAAAGCGTCCAGGAAATGGAATTTGTGCTATGAAGTATGATAAATATTTAGGTAAAATTGCTAGTAGAGATTATGTTGAAGATGAGTTAATTGATGAGTAG
- a CDS encoding class I SAM-dependent methyltransferase, giving the protein MNNSQIWENIFANKEWGKYPSEYLIRFIARNFYNVSNRKDINILELGLGTGANLWFCAREGFSVSGIEWSQNGVDRFLKRMKEENLLNLVKDIKIGDYFEKLDEFEDESFDCIIENLSWCCNEREKTKAIFEKSIKKLKPNGKFISATIGSNTFGFDKHKFDLQEIKEGIYTGVGLLRCDDELSSKELYNANDFVLEHLHKISCENNGIIYNELLIIEGRKFAV; this is encoded by the coding sequence ATGAATAACTCTCAAATTTGGGAAAATATCTTTGCAAATAAAGAATGGGGTAAATATCCAAGTGAATATTTGATACGCTTTATAGCTAGAAATTTTTATAATGTTTCTAATAGAAAAGATATTAATATCTTAGAACTAGGACTTGGTACAGGAGCAAATTTATGGTTTTGTGCAAGAGAAGGTTTTAGTGTAAGCGGAATAGAGTGGAGTCAAAATGGAGTAGATAGATTTTTAAAAAGAATGAAAGAAGAAAATTTATTAAACCTTGTAAAAGATATAAAAATTGGTGATTATTTTGAAAAGTTAGATGAATTTGAAGATGAGAGTTTTGATTGTATCATAGAAAATTTGTCATGGTGTTGCAATGAAAGAGAAAAAACAAAAGCAATTTTTGAAAAAAGTATAAAAAAATTAAAACCAAATGGCAAATTTATTTCTGCAACTATAGGAAGTAATACTTTTGGTTTTGATAAACATAAATTTGATCTTCAAGAAATCAAAGAGGGTATTTACACAGGTGTAGGATTGTTGCGTTGTGATGATGAGTTAAGCTCTAAAGAGCTTTATAATGCAAATGATTTTGTATTAGAGCATTTGCATAAAATTAGCTGCGAAAATAATGGAATTATCTATAATGAATTATTAATCATAGAAGGTAGAAAATTTGCAGTTTAA
- the neuC gene encoding UDP-N-acetylglucosamine 2-epimerase, translating to MMSRKICVISGTRAEWYLLRNLCKHIEQDDELTLQLIITAAHLSKDFGFTYQEIEKEFNINKKIPILLNSNDGIGICKSMGLLQISLCEAFEELKPDIVVILGDRYEMLSCASTCLMMQIPLAHICGGELTLGAIDDSIRHAISKMAHLHFVSTQTYANRILQLGESKDRVFNVGSLGGEIIKNMKFLSKDELQKELNMEFNENVYLITYHPQTIQKSSIKKEIQLLLEFLDSLENSTLVFTKANADENGLYINELLSIYCMKNSHKAKLFNNLGSKKYLSLMKIANMLIGNSSSGICESPFLKIPCINIGNRQEGRIFADNIINCDIVNLKEAFLYAKTEEYQEKLKNFINPFEYKNTSLLIKNILKNISLKDILYKKFVDIQ from the coding sequence TTGATGAGTAGAAAAATTTGTGTTATTAGTGGCACTAGGGCTGAATGGTATTTGTTAAGAAATTTGTGTAAGCATATTGAACAAGATGATGAATTAACTTTACAACTTATTATCACAGCAGCTCATTTAAGTAAAGATTTTGGTTTTACTTATCAGGAAATAGAAAAAGAATTTAATATCAATAAAAAAATTCCAATTTTACTTAATAGCAATGATGGGATAGGTATTTGTAAAAGTATGGGACTTTTGCAAATTTCACTTTGTGAAGCTTTTGAAGAATTAAAACCTGATATTGTGGTGATATTAGGCGATAGATATGAAATGCTTTCTTGTGCTAGCACTTGTTTGATGATGCAAATTCCTTTAGCGCATATTTGCGGTGGCGAGCTTACTTTAGGGGCTATTGATGATAGTATTAGGCATGCTATTAGTAAAATGGCGCATTTGCATTTTGTTAGTACTCAAACTTACGCAAATAGAATTTTGCAACTTGGAGAAAGTAAAGATAGGGTTTTTAATGTGGGTTCTTTGGGTGGAGAAATCATTAAAAATATGAAATTTTTAAGTAAAGATGAGTTGCAAAAAGAATTAAATATGGAATTTAATGAAAATGTGTATTTGATAACTTATCATCCTCAAACCATACAAAAATCAAGCATTAAAAAAGAAATACAATTGCTACTTGAGTTTTTAGATAGTTTGGAAAATTCTACTTTAGTTTTTACTAAAGCAAATGCAGATGAAAATGGTTTATATATAAATGAACTTTTAAGTATATATTGTATGAAAAATTCACATAAAGCAAAATTATTTAATAATTTGGGCTCTAAAAAATATTTAAGCTTAATGAAAATAGCAAATATGCTTATAGGAAATAGTTCCAGCGGGATTTGTGAAAGCCCTTTTTTAAAAATACCTTGTATAAATATAGGCAATAGACAAGAAGGAAGGATTTTTGCTGATAATATTATAAATTGTGATATTGTAAATTTAAAAGAGGCATTTTTATATGCTAAAACTGAAGAATATCAAGAAAAATTAAAAAACTTTATTAATCCTTTTGAATATAAAAATACAAGTTTATTAATAAAAAATATTTTAAAAAATATTTCATTAAAAGATATTTTATATAAAAAATTTGTGGATATACAATGA
- a CDS encoding NAD-dependent 4,6-dehydratase LegB, whose protein sequence is MKKILITGADGFIGSHLVEMLYEQSKMQESSFYGYEIRALSQYNSFNHWGWLEDIKCLKDIEVVCGDIRDPFFCKNITKDVEIIFHLAALIAIPFSYIAPSSYVEVNINGTLNICQGALENNVKRIIHTSTSEVYGTALYVPIDEKHPLQAQSPYSASKIGADAMAMSFYNAFNLPLTIARPFNTYGPRQSARAVIPTIITQIANGAKQIKLGDVTPTRDFNYVKDTCAGFLELAQCKNTIGEVVNIGSNYEISIKDTLELIKKLMNSNVEFIIENERIRPENSEVFRLRCDNSKIKNLTNFIPQYDIEKGLSQTIEWFSNPLNLKKYKSDIYNV, encoded by the coding sequence ATGAAAAAGATATTAATCACAGGTGCAGATGGTTTTATAGGTTCGCATTTGGTTGAAATGCTTTATGAGCAAAGCAAAATGCAAGAGTCGTCATTTTATGGATATGAGATTAGAGCTTTAAGCCAGTATAATTCTTTTAATCATTGGGGATGGCTTGAAGATATCAAGTGTTTAAAAGATATTGAAGTAGTTTGTGGAGACATTCGAGATCCATTTTTTTGTAAAAATATCACTAAAGATGTAGAAATCATTTTTCATTTGGCTGCTTTGATTGCTATACCATTTTCTTACATCGCTCCTTCATCTTATGTGGAAGTTAATATCAATGGGACTTTAAACATATGTCAAGGTGCGCTTGAAAATAATGTAAAACGCATCATCCATACAAGCACGAGTGAAGTTTATGGCACTGCTTTGTATGTGCCTATTGATGAAAAACATCCTTTGCAAGCACAAAGTCCTTATTCAGCTAGTAAAATAGGTGCTGATGCAATGGCGATGAGTTTTTATAATGCTTTCAATCTTCCACTAACCATAGCAAGACCTTTTAATACTTATGGTCCAAGACAAAGTGCAAGAGCGGTTATACCTACTATCATCACACAAATTGCAAATGGGGCTAAACAGATCAAGCTTGGAGATGTAACTCCTACTAGAGATTTTAACTATGTAAAAGATACTTGTGCAGGATTTTTAGAGTTAGCTCAATGTAAAAATACCATAGGCGAGGTGGTAAATATAGGCTCAAATTATGAAATTAGCATTAAAGATACTTTAGAGCTTATTAAAAAACTTATGAATTCAAATGTGGAATTTATCATAGAAAATGAGCGTATTAGACCTGAAAATAGTGAAGTTTTTAGACTTAGATGTGATAATAGCAAAATCAAAAATCTTACTAATTTTATACCACAATACGATATAGAAAAAGGTCTAAGTCAAACTATAGAATGGTTCAGTAATCCTTTAAATTTAAAAAAATATAAAAGCGATATTTATAATGTTTAG
- a CDS encoding glycosyltransferase, producing the protein MKQTISSFWYTPKGYKGIGLMELLSIKSFLDNGYKFELYTYNLDDRIFNKLNEIFDNFELKDANEIIPFKNYFSDDRGAGVAAFSDYFRFNMLYLRGGVWVDLDMICLNYLDLNQEYVFSQEIDEDETKPRITTSFLKFPQYSDFGKNLIQEANKIINNQKIIEWGAIGPWFLANHVKKMGLESFAWDYKMTCQISYLEAKNFIDPNKNIDTTQPFLHLFSEIWNTYHINKNHFYKKGIYADLLKKHEIMDLTKKLDFEFSFKDKYYPLFSILFYAKYYIKHPRRIFIKNKRI; encoded by the coding sequence ATGAAACAAACAATTTCCAGCTTTTGGTATACACCTAAAGGATATAAAGGTATAGGTTTAATGGAACTTTTATCTATAAAGTCTTTTTTGGATAATGGATATAAATTTGAACTTTATACTTATAATTTAGATGATAGAATTTTTAATAAATTAAATGAAATTTTTGATAATTTTGAATTAAAAGATGCAAATGAGATTATACCATTTAAAAATTATTTTAGCGATGATAGAGGTGCTGGAGTAGCTGCTTTTTCTGATTATTTTAGATTTAATATGCTTTATCTCAGGGGGGGGGTATGGGTAGATCTTGATATGATTTGTTTAAATTATTTGGATTTAAATCAAGAATATGTATTCTCTCAAGAAATTGACGAGGATGAAACAAAACCAAGGATAACAACTTCATTTTTAAAATTTCCTCAATACTCAGATTTTGGAAAAAATCTCATACAAGAAGCTAATAAAATAATAAATAATCAAAAAATTATAGAATGGGGTGCTATAGGACCTTGGTTTTTAGCAAATCATGTAAAAAAAATGGGTTTAGAAAGTTTTGCATGGGATTATAAAATGACTTGCCAAATTTCATATTTGGAAGCTAAAAATTTTATAGATCCTAATAAAAATATAGACACAACACAACCATTTTTGCATTTATTTTCAGAAATATGGAATACCTATCATATAAATAAAAATCATTTTTATAAAAAAGGAATTTATGCAGATTTATTAAAAAAACATGAAATTATGGATTTAACAAAAAAACTTGATTTTGAATTTTCTTTTAAAGATAAGTATTATCCATTGTTCTCAATACTTTTTTACGCAAAATATTATATAAAACATCCTAGAAGAATTTTTATAAAAAATAAGCGAATTTAA
- a CDS encoding class I SAM-dependent methyltransferase, translating into MISSLKAYDKKYQQGYGIVYPDGHIIRFYERILKYKLNKTSGNMLDFGCGNGTHCAYFKSKGFKPFGIDIIPSIKENWKRLSLGGGGLHIIEPNSSFKHLFQEKMDLIFANQSLYYIPSKQLQNTINDFYDLSNDGAIFFASMMSTKNGYYKHSIKQENTDLRKVVLNARLKEESYINFIEKAQDMIALFKPFKTLYLGEYDPINIFDFEDEGSAHHFIYIGIKE; encoded by the coding sequence ATGATTTCATCTTTAAAAGCTTATGATAAAAAATACCAACAAGGTTATGGAATAGTGTATCCAGATGGCCATATAATAAGATTTTATGAAAGAATTTTAAAATATAAACTAAATAAAACTAGTGGAAATATGCTAGATTTTGGCTGTGGCAATGGTACTCATTGTGCTTATTTTAAGAGCAAGGGTTTTAAACCTTTTGGTATAGATATAATACCAAGCATAAAAGAAAACTGGAAAAGGTTATCATTAGGGGGGGGGGGATTACATATCATAGAACCAAATTCTAGCTTTAAACATCTTTTTCAAGAAAAAATGGATTTAATTTTTGCTAATCAAAGTTTATATTATATACCATCTAAACAATTGCAAAATACTATAAATGATTTTTATGATTTATCCAATGATGGTGCAATTTTCTTTGCAAGTATGATGAGTACTAAAAATGGTTATTATAAGCATTCTATAAAACAAGAAAATACCGATTTAAGAAAGGTTGTTTTAAATGCTAGATTAAAGGAAGAAAGTTATATAAATTTTATAGAAAAAGCACAAGATATGATAGCTTTATTTAAACCATTTAAAACTTTATATTTAGGAGAGTATGATCCCATAAATATATTTGATTTTGAAGATGAAGGAAGCGCTCATCATTTTATATATATTGGCATAAAGGAGTAA
- a CDS encoding glycosyltransferase family 2 protein, with product MSQISIILPTYNVEKYIARALDSCINQSFKDIEIIVVDDCGNDKSIDIAKEYASKDKRIKIIHNKENLKLLRARYEGVKVATSPYIMFLDPDDYLELNACEECIKILKNDNLDFIWFNFIYHTQNGIKKDSFLKDNFFTTTDYCQYILISQKNICHWNLCSKIIKIDTYKKAFTYIENLNMKLTMAEDALLYFFIILNSKKIATSSLHIYYYFQNQESSVNTNNIIEIQKNLNDEEKVIKILSSFLKSNININKNIFIFLKTIIIQLKINNLNREINYNKLKYNYIIYKYRKIINKILQKYYKFINFLTLRIHNE from the coding sequence GTGTCACAAATTTCAATCATATTACCAACTTATAATGTAGAAAAATATATAGCTAGAGCATTGGATAGTTGTATAAATCAAAGCTTTAAAGATATAGAAATCATTGTAGTAGATGATTGTGGAAATGATAAAAGCATAGATATAGCAAAAGAATATGCTAGTAAAGATAAAAGAATAAAAATAATACATAATAAAGAAAATTTAAAATTATTAAGAGCTAGATATGAAGGAGTAAAAGTAGCAACTTCGCCTTATATAATGTTTTTAGATCCTGATGATTATTTAGAACTTAATGCTTGCGAAGAGTGTATTAAAATTTTAAAAAATGATAATTTAGACTTTATATGGTTTAATTTTATATATCATACACAAAATGGCATTAAAAAAGATAGTTTTTTAAAGGATAACTTTTTTACAACAACTGATTATTGTCAATATATTTTAATAAGTCAAAAAAACATTTGTCATTGGAATCTTTGCTCAAAAATTATCAAAATAGACACATATAAAAAAGCTTTTACCTATATAGAAAATTTAAACATGAAATTAACTATGGCCGAAGATGCTTTATTGTATTTTTTTATAATTTTAAACTCCAAAAAAATAGCTACTAGTTCATTGCATATATATTATTATTTTCAAAATCAAGAAAGTTCTGTTAATACAAATAATATAATAGAAATTCAAAAAAACTTAAATGATGAAGAAAAAGTTATTAAAATTTTATCCTCATTTTTAAAATCCAATATCAATATAAATAAAAATATATTTATATTTTTAAAAACTATAATTATACAATTAAAAATAAATAATTTAAATAGAGAAATAAATTACAATAAATTAAAATATAACTATATTATATACAAATATAGAAAAATTATTAACAAAATTTTACAAAAATACTATAAATTTATTAATTTTCTAACTTTAAGAATACACAATGAATAA